The following DNA comes from Ricinus communis isolate WT05 ecotype wild-type chromosome 10, ASM1957865v1, whole genome shotgun sequence.
GCTAGAGAAGATGAAACAAAGGGAAGTAAATGATAACTAAAAGAAGGATTGTTTTCGATTTCTTGTTTAAGTGTTTCCCATTCAAAGTCTTTAGAGAAGTAGttggcttcttcttcttctactgtTCCGCTCATCTCTTTCGGCTTATGGAGATGACGACGGCTTCGCGGCGGTGTTCAGAGTGTACATTTTCTTGATGACGCCATGCAGCATGCCATATTGAAGTCGGGCTTACAAGGCCTTGCAGCAGATAGGCCTAAGCCCAGAAAAAAACCATTAAACAGTGACACgtttatgatttaataaactcattttataaatatttagattctTATAGTAATCTATATATACATTAATTTatgagatttaaaattttttgtaaCACGTGTAGatgtagaattttttttaaaatgtatactatttttgccacataaaatttaagtttatatgtaatttttataattttttctattaatttgttgattattatgttatattcttaattaaacagtgactctaattctaaaaagttacatatttgatatattttaatattatattaactaataaataatttcttaaatttatcaaaaagaataaatagtttcctaattaaataataattctaattatatcctaaaaaatagtatattaattatatgttaatattatattaactaataaatagttttctaatcagataatgatattagttttattctaaaaaaatagcatattgattatattttaatattatattaacgaatagattaattttttaattagataataataataattttagaaaataacatcttaaattatatttttgatgttatatttaataataaattaatttttaattagataataaaattttaatactaaaaatagtaatatcaattatagtattaagttatataatactaaaattaattaataagtatttttaaaataatttttatattattatattaataaaattttaaaatttttaaaaaatatttaaaaatagttagtttgctgttgtttttttaaatattataaattaatattaaaaattaaaattttattaaattgtatctctcaacttaattttataattaaattgataataacGGTAGTACAACATAAGGTAAACGATCAGTTATATATAAGTTTAGGCTCTACATATTCATTTAAACAAGtcgaataataataataatcaattttaatatttttttaatattttattggagGCTAAATAAGAAAGGcccttattttataaaatactcACTAGTGACTTTAACAgtgacaataaaaatatttattttatttatttgtatcttaatatatttactCAAGTGTTTTtgctataatattttattgtaagaaattaattcagaaatttaaaacaatattttttatttaaaattaatacataaaagTTTTGGCTAATAAtagaattttcaatatttataacCATTTGAGATAGTTACTGAAGAAAAAACTCTTATTCTTGGAGCAGAAGCAATTTGCTGAGATTTACATTCATCCTAAGGTATCATTTCTAATACATTTGTGGGGCAGATTTGTGCCAAAATATCAGACGCCAAGAAGAATAAAAGACCTTGGGCACGTAATGGTTGTTGAAGTACTATTTCTGAATCCCCTGACATTAGTTTTGGGAGTAGTAAATGTATATCTGGAAAATGACAATGTTAGATACATGGGTCACGAGAAGCtgctttctttctcttccaCTCCCTGACCAAACAATTTTACGTAAAGCTAGCGACATTTCCTCCAACTCCAAGTCTCCAAGCCATGAAATTACTACCTCAAGCACCTAACACCAGGGAGAATTCCACTTTCTTGTCACTTCCAACAAACTTAATGGACCTCACCACCTTTAAGATTTTGAATGCAAATGAATGCTTTTTTTATTGCAAACCCCGAAGTTGTGGTGAAGGCTTATCTACCTCACTGTCATTGTCGCCTGTGAAGTTATTGACaacaagaaaatataattcatgCATGCTTCTTCCTATTAATTACGCtacacccttttcttttattttctttaatctcaCATGAATGAAGTATGTTGACTATAAGGTTAGGAGGGCATACGCGTAGCAATACCAACTTTCTGTTGGTGCAAAGACTAGAGAGATTTCGAGGTGGCAGCTGTGGATCAGTACCCTATCAGCCACGAAAACCTGTCTTGAAAAGTTATATCTGATCATTAAAGAGTAGTAACCTAACCGTCATGTCAGTTAGCTGAACTAAATCACTGAAAGATTTGAAGTAATTTTGTTTCTCcaaatatgttaaaaataaagttatatgTGAAAGAAAAGGTCCAATGAGCACAGCGGTCATCCTAACATTATTAAGCATGTGCCTGCCTTTGTCTCAAAGTCAGTGTTCTCACAATGTGCCGACTCTAGTGCTGCAGTTTCTTCTTGTCAATACAGAAAATTGCTTTTCCTTATCAAGAGTAAGAATCTGCAGCGATCAAGACTTAACCCGTGTAAATAGCTTTTACTTCCAACAAGAATAAGGAAGATGTAAATTACTATCCCTTTTGAGGTTGCAACTTAAACAAGAATtagggaaaaaaataaatcaatttaagGGCTATGTAGCATGAAGCCTCtagataaattgaaaatattgcCAGAAGACATCAGGACAGCAGTCGAAGAAGCTAATCTGTTTTACAATCTTCTATGATCATATTCAAGTTTGTTTCACTATTAGATTAAAATGTAACTGGTTCAACATCAAGTTATAGTTCATTTTGTGAAATGGTAGATGCGGTTAGCAAAAAGTGATAGCTTACATTTTTTGTATACCATCATTGTATAATGTTCCCATGCTGCATCTTGAAGGTGAGATTTGAGAGTTTTGCGACCCCATCGGATAAAACAATGCGAGATTATCTTTGATAACTTGCTCTTTATAACCCTTCACCTGCCCTTTGCAGAGCTCTCCGGAGCTCATCGGCCATCCCTTGTAAGAGAACAGGTTTTCGAATTACTCCATTCATTCCCATCTGTAGGCATCTCTCCCAAATATGATCCTCAGCACTTGCAGTGAGAGCTATAATCAATGGCCAACTACGACTTCGGAACTTTCGGATTCTCATTGCCACTTCGAATCCATCCATTTCTGGCATCTGAAGATCCAAAATAACTGCTCCGAAAGAATTTTCAGCACAAGTAAGAGCACTAAGGCATTCAAATCCAGATGACACAGCAGTCACTTCACAACCTAACTTCCCGAGCAGCTTCTTGGTCACAGTTCTGTtcacatcatcatcatcagcaaGTATAACCTTAAGACCTCTGAACAACGAATTGGAATTTGGTTGTTCTGAGGTAGTTCCAGGGGCATATATGCCTCTTCCATAAGAAGGCCGGATTTGGAACCTTAGAACGAGAGTCATGCTTTGTGTAAAACCCAGAGAGTTCTGAGATATCCAAATATTACCTTGCATCATCTGcagacataaaataatttaattatgttgaaACAAACAGACAGATAAAGTATCGCCAGCAAAAAAATAATGACAAGGGCTTTCAAAAGCTCCCTATCTTAAAATTTCTAGACATATTAGGCACTTTGGcccaagaaaaattaagataaagtTTGATAGCTCAGGACTTAAAGGGAAAGGAGGTTGGGGATTAATGTACCATAAAAAAGGAAAGTGGAAAATTGGAATTAATTTACTTTGCTTAGATAACATAGCATATAGTTACAAGGATGAATAACTTATTGAATCAAATATCAAGTAAATTTATCAAGGCATGAGTCTAATTTTGACTAGATGGATAGAGGTTTTTAGCAAGTATTCATTATACGCATAAATAATAGAACTAAATGATATTCATGGTTGCATTATTTAGTCTCCTTCGTTCATGAGGGCTATAATCCAATAAAGGTGCCAATAATTTAGGATAGCGCAAACAACTATAAGCCTAATTTTCCCAAAAAGTTTCCATCTAATCCCTATACCAATTGCTTTTCCTGATTAGTTTACGAATATACAgcttcatataataaaaaaatttactgtCTTAAGCAAAAAAGCCAAGCATGTTTCACGCAAGCACAAAAATGCTTTGATGTTCTGATGCAGAAATAGCAGAAAAATGTTGTCCATGAACAAAGTCATGGATCTACCATGAGAGGAAAACGGtttccaaaagcaaaaaaaCACTATCGTTCCAAGACTATAGGAAATGCAccatacttttataaaatgtgCTAATAATCCCCTTAATGAAACATAAGTATTCATctctaaatattagaatagaTCCTATGGGTTGTCTGCCTcgtaaaatttatgaatagtGAAAGCGCAGCATAGatgaagaaaaacaatttGAACATCAATAATAATCCTACAGTGCTCACCTGCACAAGCTTTTTGCACATACTGAAGCTCAAGCCTTTTTTAGCTTCATCACTGTTTTGCCTCCTCCCAGAAGAATGTGTGGTTGAGATTGATCCGTCTGATAAAGAACTTCCCTCTCTAATCTCGATCTCAAACTTTATACACACATACTCCTCTGAAGCATTTGATTTCCACATGCCCAACATTCTATCATTCTTTCCCTCACTGCCACTCTCTGAGAAAACCCGAAATATAACAGTTCCACCTCCATCATAGATGTTCAAAAGATGTCCAACCATATGAAGAATCACTTGAAAAGCCCTTCGCTCATCTCCTATCACTAAATCAGGCAAAGAACTATGAACATCAATATCAAAACCAATGCCCTTATACACACAGAAGCACTTAGCAAGGCAAGAAGCTTCCTTGATCATGGAGTGTAGCCGGAATGGCCTCATTTCTAATAGGAATCTTCCATTATCCTTCACTGAAATATCCATGACATCATTAATCAAAGTGGAAAGGACATTGCCGGATTTTACCAATGTATCAATGATAATCCTCTGTTCAAAACTCATGTTCTCATCTTGGAACATCGAAAGCAGGCCCAAGATTGAGTGCATTGGCCTCCTCATTCCATGACTCATCACCTTTTGAAATGAGTTCCTTGCCTGGCTTGCCATCATTGCATTCTTCTTAGCTTGCTGCAAAGCACGATTTTGCTCACTTAGCTTCTCTCTCATAATTTGAGACTCTTCAAGAACTGAAGCATGAGATAAAGCAACAGCCACCTGATCAGCAACGACTTCCACTATTTCCATTTCGTCAAAGCTCCAACCCCTGGAATTCATGCTTGGAAGAACCAAAACCAGTATAGCATAGCAAGTATCAACTAATTCAGGCGTCCCtcctttaaaatttgaaaccCGAAGCATCGGCATCCGAATTGCTGCCACGGCACCTGCCTCCTCAGACCCACCACCACTTGCAGCCCCAAGTGCTGAATTTGACCTTAAAATCTTCACCCCCTTGCTACCTTTTATCTCTAATACATCCGGATCATTGACGAGGATAGAGAAGTGATAAGGTTTAGCACTTGGTTTCAACTCATGGGTGAGGTTCATCTCTGTTCTATTCTCATTTGGCATCCATACAGCACAATTATGCAAATCCAAAGTTTTCGAAAGCTCAACTAAAGTCGTATACAATATGGTATGTTTATCAAGCGACTTCCTGATTTCTCGAGTTAGCATCCGAACGTGCAAACTTGCTTCCTTTTGCTTCTTCATAAAACCAACTTCTTGGTCTAATTCCAACACATTTTGCTTCAAGAAAAGCTCTCTCACTTTCCATTTGAGAAGAAGAGGAATCAAAGTCAAAAGGGTAATGGCAGTTGCGCATGAAACCAAAGCAGTAAGAAATTTTGCAATGGTGAGAGACAGCATCAATTGAAATGAGTGTGGACCGTAATAAGTCCAGGCATTGAGCAGATGTGTCAATCCACAAAGGACTATAAATGCAATAAACTGAAGAAGGACCCATTTAAATGGAAAGTTGGAGCAACTAATGAAGTAAAGGAGTTCAATAGGAATTGAAAAATAGGCTACTGCAATCAAGAAATCACTGACTCTTTGACACTCTAGAATGCTATGTATGCTCCAAATACCCTCATCATCGCAGTTACAATTCCCGAACTCATTGTCGATGGCAGAGACTGAGATCATAAGATAAGTTATTAGAAAAAGTCCAGGAGCTAATGCTCTTAACATTGCACCTAAGTCAACACTTGCTCAACACATTCTTGTCAAAGTCCCTTGATCTTACAAACCCTCGACAGACTATAATTCAtagtaatagaaaaaagaaaacagactACTTGCCCCATGGTCTTACAAACACACCAATTACATATTGCAAAAACTGCCAGAAGTAGTTCAAGATCTAAAATACTCCCCCGATCCTTTTTCGGTAAAGAAAAGCAACTATATCTTCTAAATTTCAAGATCTTACACGCTAAACTGCCTAAACCTTCTTAATTGCACAATAATCCCCCTTTCTATCCCCTTCTCAGAAactaatttttcctttttcacaTTTCTCCTCCGCCTTATTAATAGTTCTCATTTCTCTCctgatatttatttacaccacagaaaacaaaaaggaacaaaaaaaaaaaaaaagaactcaaCAATCTGGACTGAAAACTACaagtattagaaaagaaaagaaaatgaaaaagacaaTCTACAGATATAAGATATAAAAAGGTGTCAGCATAAAAGGTAAAGCCAAAATGAACACAGCTTGTACCTCCCGTGCGTACCAAAAACTCCACACAAAAATGCAAGCTTTATCACCCTCCAATACCAAGGATCAGATTTTAGATTCTTAACAATCTCAATTGCCAACCTTAAATCAACCCAGAAACCGAAAACAAAAAGGGtattgttaaagaaaaaagaaacccaCTTAAAAATTCTTCtcttcaaaaaagaaaacaaaaactagCCCTTCCAACTCTTATAGAAGAGGGACAAGAAATAGCGAAAATATTATTGGCATGTGCTGTGTCTTACTActatgaagaagaagaagaagaaaaatacatatatagtGTCtgcataaaaatatgttaaaagaGAGATCTTTGTTATGAAACGAACACctccctttctctctctagacgCTTGCTTAATCGGtgttagagagagaaagtagaaaagaaaagggtgtCTGAAAGtgctttcttttccttctctctcttttccctGGGATAGAAGCAAGGGGTTTAAGCAAGTGGGAGCCACAGATTGTACGTGAGGAGAACCTGGACACTCTTTCTGCTCCATGCCCCACACCCACAacataaattatcaaaatatactCCCTCAATTTctccattattattattagtttcatATTGATGTTAccctttttatattttttatcttttgcttttcttttcctttttttttttttttgtgtctTTTGAaaggtttttcttctttttggaaTTTCAAGTAAATGGTTTTTCCTGAGCAACTCttaaattagatattatttaaactttgttaatttcaaaataaataaaaaatgacccGATTTGCTTATCAAATTTTCAATGCTTATTATAGTTTAAGTGGACAATCTTCACTTGATATGTTAActtatatgaaaaaagaaaattaaagtttcaatataattttgtttggtcaattaaaaaaaaaaaaagaagcttttCGATAAAATTAGTTTTCGCATTCTTAAaacatttcaaatttaaatagtttaattcataaatttacatttataattaattacgTAAAAGGCActgatttatgaaaaaaacATCAAAGGCTATTATCACATGGCCAAGGGCAATGATTTGAGATTAGAGAATTGAgattcaagaaattaaattagaaagagagattCAAATTAGAGGAGAACCGTTGGATTGTGCCTAATCTATTGGCGTAGATCTCAAGGTGCGTGTTTTGCTATAGACGACGTTAATCCTCAATACATGATATGATAGGCGCTTACGTGGAAAATCATTACCGTTACTAAGTGTGTATGGCAGTTATTATTTGACCCGTGAGTTGACTCGGACTCGAATACATTGTTACTACGCGACTCGTACCAAGAGAAAAActtaacataatatatatatatatctggGAAACACTGATCACGTGATGCGACATGGACACGTGGAGGAGAAGCATCATCATATGGGATTTGattttgagaattttttttccaGCGTTAGATTCATCTTCTCCTGGTTAACATGACACAATCTTATGCGTCATGCTCTATTAAAGGTACAATCATTTGTTGCGTTAGATACATTTAATCCCTCTAATCAAGATTGTTGACAGATTTGCATCAATTTCTACAGACCAATTATGAAAAAACACTTTCTATGCACGTATATTTTCGAATCACCAatcaattttgataaaattttaaaaaaagcaCAATACGTTCGTGGGCATTaagttatcattttaattgagTTGTTAGTATGATCATATGATATTGTGACATAATGAAGAGagttagaaaatatttgatgatatctaaCCCAGTTAAGGACATTTCTGTAACactaatattattagaaaatttatattatggtTTTCAGGGTTAGTTGTGTGATTGGATTAGATGGtcataagaataataatattgcttaGCCGGCGTTGAtctcttctaattttttataattattaatcacaTATTCATGAACAATGGAGtggctctttttttttttttttctttttttttgtcgGGAACCCATCTTTTCATATAAGGCATTGTCTGGACGAGTGGAACTCACCCTATCAACTGAAATTAGGTCAGAATTAGGATTTTGTATACGGCAAGATGCTAGTTGCCTAGTTCTGTTTCTCCATGCTTTTCTGACTAAGCATTACAATCCATATGATAAATCCTTCCTACCTCCCCCAGTCTGTTGACACGCCAGCCACTAATCCACAGTACCATCGCCAGTCACATTTTCACATGCTGTGTCAACTCAAAAGAGCACACCAAACAAGAATTGACTTGCTCTGCATAGCTAACCTGATCCTTCCATTTCTCCTGAACTACACCGACTCTTCACAACCATGCCTTGCCTTTGAGCATTGATTCTCATTCAggacaattattttatttgtagaGGAAGCCAATTGATTGGGAGCACAAAAATTCTCAATGATACGCAACaacagagaaagagaaaattattaCGGTTGACGCTTACAACAATAGCCGGAGTATGACTTCTTAGAAGCATagttaacaaaaaaaaaaaaaaaaagggtaacAAGAGTGCGAGTAATCTATCTGTACAGATATACACTCCAAAGGTTGTACATGTATTTCTCTTGTCAAAGTGCCTGTGTCATCTACAGAGAGATTGGCAAACAGTCGCTAGTCCGGATATTGCTCATAGTCCCCATTTTCGGGAGATTGGCGTGCTCCATGACCCCTTCtccctgaaaaagaaaagactgCATGTCAGTCTCTCTTTCTCCCTACCTctccctttctctctctcccaCCGAAAATTCACCTGTCAATTCAAATGTAGCATTCACTCTAGCTTCTGAACCACTGCTCCAAT
Coding sequences within:
- the LOC8268200 gene encoding protein EIN4, with protein sequence MLRALAPGLFLITYLMISVSAIDNEFGNCNCDDEGIWSIHSILECQRVSDFLIAVAYFSIPIELLYFISCSNFPFKWVLLQFIAFIVLCGLTHLLNAWTYYGPHSFQLMLSLTIAKFLTALVSCATAITLLTLIPLLLKWKVRELFLKQNVLELDQEVGFMKKQKEASLHVRMLTREIRKSLDKHTILYTTLVELSKTLDLHNCAVWMPNENRTEMNLTHELKPSAKPYHFSILVNDPDVLEIKGSKGVKILRSNSALGAASGGGSEEAGAVAAIRMPMLRVSNFKGGTPELVDTCYAILVLVLPSMNSRGWSFDEMEIVEVVADQVAVALSHASVLEESQIMREKLSEQNRALQQAKKNAMMASQARNSFQKVMSHGMRRPMHSILGLLSMFQDENMSFEQRIIIDTLVKSGNVLSTLINDVMDISVKDNGRFLLEMRPFRLHSMIKEASCLAKCFCVYKGIGFDIDVHSSLPDLVIGDERRAFQVILHMVGHLLNIYDGGGTVIFRVFSESGSEGKNDRMLGMWKSNASEEYVCIKFEIEIREGSSLSDGSISTTHSSGRRQNSDEAKKGLSFSMCKKLVQMMQGNIWISQNSLGFTQSMTLVLRFQIRPSYGRGIYAPGTTSEQPNSNSLFRGLKVILADDDDVNRTVTKKLLGKLGCEVTAVSSGFECLSALTCAENSFGAVILDLQMPEMDGFEVAMRIRKFRSRSWPLIIALTASAEDHIWERCLQMGMNGVIRKPVLLQGMADELRRALQRAGEGL